The sequence GAATAAGACCAAAAGCAGCTAAAGGAGATGGTTACTATAGCAGCCTCTGTTATTTTAGGGCCTAGAAATCGGATTTTAAATTGTGTAAGCCGAGTTTGAAATGTGCTGACTTTCCTATAAGTATAAGGAAATATTACGGTAGAGGATGCACTGAACAGACCAAGATAAAACACTGTCAGGAAGCTGGACTGAATTTTTCTTCTGTCTGAGCTACCCTGGCATGTAAATTTCTTCCGTGATAGCCTGAAGAGAAACCTATTCTAGTTTGGCTTGACTATAAGCCTTTTCCTGAGCATCTGGCAGGTATTCAGCTGGAGTAAGGTAGGACAAAATATTTGAAGGATATCCTCAAAAATTAGGTAGTTTTTGTTCTGTGGATGCAGAAAGTTTTAATGTTGGAAGCAAGAAATGAGAAGAGCTAAAAATAGTTTTACTTGTATGGATATGCCTGGCAGCTGGAATGCCACCAAAGTTATCAGCTGAGTTTAAAACTGGAGGAAGAATTTCAACATTTTCATATAGCTGGAGTCTCTCTCTTTCTGGTTTCCATCTTGTCTTCTCTCAAGTAATTCATCATACCTTAAAGAGCTGACTCAAGAATTCCAATTACTGTAAGCCAACCCAAAATCTGTATGGGAAAGGAGTGAAGGAAAGGAGAGGGCAGAGCACCTTGGGGTTGGAGGAAGAGTGGAGAACGGGTAATTGAGGGTTTTTTCCTTGCAATCAACTTGAAGCCTTCTCAGGACAATCCTCCTTTCCCTGGAGGCTGTattctctctccctttctccccCCCTGCAAAGTTATCTTTGCACCCATCTACACATTTCCATCTCATCATCTGGCAAGAGGAGCCCTATGTTTCCCTTTtgcctgcagcctgtgctgtgccattGCAACTGCTGACCTTGCCCTTGCTTGGAGCTGGCCTCCTCTAAACAGCAGGGATGGGGTTAGTAAAGAGATCTTAAATGCGTGGCTGGAAATGACAAAGCTGTCTAGCATAACCACTGCTCTGGTCTGTAATGAGAATTACTGTGTTTATCGAGTTCCTTGAACTTCTTCCAGTTATCCTGAAGTGTAGTTAGTTCATTCCCAGTGACAAGTGGTTCATTATAAATGAAGAAAATCTTGGCTTCCAAGACTGCCTTTGTAAGTAGTGAGCACTTGAGTGTCGTGTTTCAAATGGAGGGTTCCAAGGCACCGATGGAAGGTTCTGTGCTttgactcttttttttctttctaaagagTGGCAGAAGGGAGCCATAGTACTCCACCCATTTGCTTGCAGAAAGTCTCTCTataaagcagagagaaaaaaatggacTTCTCTGTAAACCTAGTTATGAGATCAGCTGGGAAGACATCAGCCATCACAGTGGAATGACATCAACCCAGACTTTCTATGTGAACAAGCAGTTAGTGACTGAACTTTCCTTAGGGCTCACTAAGTTCAGCTACAGAGGAATACCAAATATCCAGACCCTTATGAAAAGCTGAAAAGGGGAGGAGTATTCtcgggaaaaatagaaaaaaatacttCTCAAGCCTGGTATTAGAACTGTCTTGTTCAGCAATAACTGAACCAACACTTTGAAGGTAACTTACTATATCAAAGTTAATGTTTAAATGTGTACATTTCTGGTATACCAATAAGCTAGACTGGTGTGAACAACTGGTGTCCCTCTACAAAATCTTTTGTCTGGGATGGTTCCCCAGCTCTGCTTTCAAAACTTTCAGATATCTTTTCATATGACCACATACACCCCAGATCTCAGACCTGTGAGTAACTGTAATCTCCAGATGTCTTAGGAAAGTCCTCACATCTTCTCCAATACCTGAGTTAGCCACTTTAAAGCCAGGGAGGGTTTCCTTGTATTGTGAAAtgtggtatatatatatatatatatatatatatatatatatatatatatatatatatgtcctaGTAAGTAGACTCCAGCTCAAAATCGGTGTTCCATTCTGGCAAAGGTGAAAAGTGTAAAGCTATGCTAAAACAAATCCAGCCTCTTCTTGGCATCAGAAGCCACAAGCTGTGGTTGAACTGTAGTGCTTacttaacaataaaaaaaattattatagaCAACAAATATGACTATAGGGTAAAGGTGCCTCAAAAATCATAGGAGTCACCAGTCCATTACACAGCTTTGAAAGCGATGTTCCCCACTTCTTTTTCCATATACTGTCTGTTTCAGTGGAGAGCACCACTTCTACTATTCTAAACTAAAATTAAGGAAAGTGGTTGTGTTTGCCCTGGCCTACACTGCCATTGCAATATAAACCAGAGAGCTTAACCACATACAAATCCTTCAATTGCTTGGCTTTTAAAGTTTAATCATAGACCCTTTCTTTCTTCACTGCCGAGGTTTCCATGTAATTGGAATGAAGGATGTTGGAACTGAACACAGGTTTCCCAGTGGCAGCTGCCAGTAGTTGGATAATACCACTAACATCAATGCtgccaaaaaagaaaaatggtCTTTTCAGTAATGTTTTGAGTTCAGAATCAAGAATTCTGGGTTCAGTTTCTGGCTCTGCCTCAGACTTCTAACAATGTGACATTTCTCCTGCATGTTCTCAACTAGAGATGGGAATAATACTGCTTTTTGTCTTTCCCATTTGAAGTATTCACTGCTGGTATGGTGCATCACCCCATGTAGGTGGGGCATTCCACGTGACCATaaggcacacacagcacagttCCTACAGCCTTTGTGGGATCCTGAAAATGTTACTCATGCGATGAGTAACCAGAATTAACCCTCCTACTCAGCTGAGCTTTGCTGCATGTAATAAAACCAGGAGGCTCCTCTCCACCAGCAAAATTCTGCTTTCCTCATTTGTCTGTCTGTCCTAAAAGACCTTGATGCCTTGGGATAGCAGTTAGCAAAGTGGCATTTTTCATACAGGCAGATTCATAGCTCTCCTCTGTGTGGTGAGTGGAGAACCATTGGTGACTTTTAAGTCAGCTAAAGCCACGTTTTGGCCATTGCATGAAAGAGCACAATTGGTCTGGTTTCCCAAGGGTTCCTAAGTCTCATGAGTGTAGTCTGTATATCCATCTCTGCTTGGATCCCAACTTTTGAATGCACTGAGTGTTTCCAAGCGTGTTCTACCTTCTACTGTATAGctataggaaagaaaagcagaatcCTAATATGTAACTGCATACCTTTGGAATTAATAAAACCAGGATGTTCTACCAAGTGGAATGACTCAGACTGCTGTTTACAGAGGGAAAAACAGGTAAAACTCAGCTGATTTCATCTTCCAGTAGGTAGCTCTGCATGGATGCTGGCTGAATTATCTGCATCCATCTTGCTAGAAACGACTGGAAGAGTTAGAGGCAAAACAGGGAATATCTGAGGCATTTCTATTTTGAGCAGATTGTAGAATTCTATTCCACTGATGTCAGTTCTAAAATTGCTTGATTATACTTAGAAGATATTAAGATAACTATATGTATTTCCAAAGTGTATTTTCAAATCTCTCTTTCttgttttagaaaaaaataaaataaaatggagcACATGTTACTGCTACTCATAATTTTCATACCTATATTGGGTCTCAGTAATGGAACAGAAACTGAACAAGATTTTACTTGGCACTTAAAGAAGATTCCCCAGATTGTGAGAGAAAGAACTTTCTCCCTTGACAGCCCTAAATTTGAAGCAAAAACCAAATTAGAGCTGAACAGTGTATGTGGAATTGAATGTCAAAGGAAACTGCCAGTGCCAAGCTTGTCTGACTTGAAGAGCCTCTTATCCTATGAGACTGTTTTTGAGAACGGCACACGGACCCTGACTGAAGTGAGTGTCCTCGGAGCAGTGCCTGACCCAGCTGCAAACACAACCACACGAAGGCCTTTGAGGAGGAAGAGGCAGATATATGGGACAGACAGTAGGTTCAGCATCTATGACAAGAGGTTTATGACCAACTTTCCGTTCAACACAGCTGTGAAGATCTCCACGGGCTGCAGTGGCATTCTCGTTTCCCCCAAGCACGTGCTCACAGCAGCCCACTGCCTGCACAATGGCAAGGATTATGTCAAGGGCAGCAAAAGACTGAGGGTGGGCCTGATGAAGACAAAATCCAGAGGCAACGGCAGGAAACGCAAAGGCGCTAAAAGAAGTAGGAGAGAAATTTCGGCGGCCAAAGAGGATCCCAGAGCCGCCACAGAACCAAGGCGACCATCCAAAGGCGATGAGAGAAAGCAGAGGGGATCTGGGAGGAAGCAAGGGACCTCAGATGGCATGCCCTCCTTCCAGTGGACCCGGGTGAAGAGCACACATATCCCGAAAGGCTGGTTTAAGGGTGTCTCTGGGGATATTGCCCTGGATTATGATTATGCTGTTCTTGAGCTCAAGCGTCCCCACAAAAGGAAGTACATGGAGCTGGGAATCAGCCCAACAATCAAAATGATGCCTGGGAGCATGATCCACTTCTCAGGTTTTGACAATGACCGGTCTGGGCAGCTGGTCTATAGATTTTGTAGCATTTCTGATGAGTCCAATGATCTGTTTTACCAGTACTGTGATGCTGAGCCTGGCTCCACAGGATCTGGCATCTATCTCCGTCTGAAGGAGCCAAACAAAAAGAAGTGGAAACGCAAGATCATCGCTGTTTACTCAGGCCACCAGTGGGTGGACATCAATGGTGAACAGCAGGATTACAATGTAGCAGTACGAATTACTCCTCTCAAATATGCCCAGATTTGCTTCTGGATACATGGGAATGATGAGAATTGCACGCAAGGCTGAAGAGAGCCGAGCCTCAGTTCTGCTTAGCACCCTCACTGCCATAGGCGACAGTGGCTGGGAGAGCATCACTCCACGCCAGAACGTTCTTCAACTCAAAGCTCGCAAGAAGTGCTATGGTGACTTAAGGGAT comes from Melospiza melodia melodia isolate bMelMel2 chromosome 3, bMelMel2.pri, whole genome shotgun sequence and encodes:
- the PRSS35 gene encoding inactive serine protease 35 produces the protein MEHMLLLLIIFIPILGLSNGTETEQDFTWHLKKIPQIVRERTFSLDSPKFEAKTKLELNSVCGIECQRKLPVPSLSDLKSLLSYETVFENGTRTLTEVSVLGAVPDPAANTTTRRPLRRKRQIYGTDSRFSIYDKRFMTNFPFNTAVKISTGCSGILVSPKHVLTAAHCLHNGKDYVKGSKRLRVGLMKTKSRGNGRKRKGAKRSRREISAAKEDPRAATEPRRPSKGDERKQRGSGRKQGTSDGMPSFQWTRVKSTHIPKGWFKGVSGDIALDYDYAVLELKRPHKRKYMELGISPTIKMMPGSMIHFSGFDNDRSGQLVYRFCSISDESNDLFYQYCDAEPGSTGSGIYLRLKEPNKKKWKRKIIAVYSGHQWVDINGEQQDYNVAVRITPLKYAQICFWIHGNDENCTQG